The genomic DNA GGGCGGGCCGCCCCGGTCCTGCGGCGGTGGCCGCTCAGACGTCCCGGGCCGTACCGCCCGTGCCGTCGACGCCGGCCGCGTCGCCGGTGCCGGTCGTACCGGCCGCGTCGCCCCCGCCGGTGCCGCCGGTGCCGCGCAGGCGGCGGTCCAGCGCCATCGACAGCTCCGCGTCCACCGCGCTCCTGGCGAGCGGGCGCAGCCGGTTCGGGTCCCCGTCGCGCGCGTGGGCGTGCAGCAGGTCCGTGAACAGCCCCGCCAGCGCGTCCGCGTGGACCCGTACCTCCCGGGCGGCGGCGAGCACCGCCGCCAGCGGGACGCCGTTGCGCACCAGCGCCGACGACACGTCCAGCAGGCGCCGGCTGACGTGGACGATCTCCTCGCCGTCCGCCGCCAGGTAGCCCAGGTCCAGAGCGGCGGTGAGGTTCCCGGCGGTGACCTGGTCGCCGAAGTGGTCGGCCAGTTGCTCCGGGGTGAGCCGCACCGGCTCCTCCTCCGCGGACTCGCCGAGGCCCAGCACCTCGCCCACGTCCCGGCCGCTCTCGAAGGCGGCGGCCAGGTCCGCGATGCCGCTGAGGGTGTGGCCGCGCTCCAGCAGCGCCGCGATGGTGCGCAGCCGGGCCAGGTGGCGGGGGCCGTACCAGGCGATGCGGCCCTCGCGGCGCGGAGGCGGTATCAGCCCGCGCTCGCGGTAGAAGCGGAGCGTCCGGGGGGTGATGCCGGCCGCCTCGGCCAGCTCCTCCACGCGGTACTCACGGCCCTCGCCCTCGTTCGCCACACCGGCAAGCCTAGGCCGTACCGCCGGAGGCTTTCCCCGCACACCCTCTACCGCCGGGTAGGGAGCTGCTCTACCCTCCCGACAGTGCCAGTGGTTGCTGGCAGGATACCGGGAGGCGGCATGAGCGACCACGTGCGCGACCACGTACGAGTGGCGGTGATCGGATCCGGCTTCGGCGGCCTCGGCGCCGCCGTCCGGCTGCGCCGCGAGGGGATCACCGACTTCGTCGTCCTGGAGCGGGCCGGTGCGGTCGGCGGCACCTGGCGCGACAACAGCTACCCCGGCTGCGCCTGCGACGTCCCGTCGCACCTGTACTCGTTCTCGTTCGCGCCCAATCCCGACTGGCCCCGCACCTTCTCCGGGCAGCCGCACATCCGCGCCTACCTGGAGCGCGTCACCGACGACTTCGGGCTCCGCCCGCACCTGCGCCTGGGGCACGAGGTGCTGGCGGCGCGCTGGGACGCCGACGCGCTGCGCTGGGAGGTCGAGACCTCCCGGGGCGCCCTCACCGCCGACGTGGTCGTCTCCGCGACCGGGCCGCTGTCCGAGCCCAGGATCCCGGACGTCCCGGGCCTCGACGACTTCCGCGAGGCGGGCGGCGAGGTCTTCCACTCCGCCCGCTGGAACCACGACTACGACCTGGCCGGCAAGCGCGTCGCGGTGGTCGGCACCGGCGCCTCCGCCATCCAGATCGTCCCCGCCGTGCAGCCGCGGGTCGGCCGCCTCACCCTCTTCCAGCGCACCCCGCCGTGGGTCATGCCGCGCGCCGACCGCGCCGTCACCGGCGCCGAGCGCCGGCTCCACCGCCGGCTGCCGTTCACCGCCAGGGTCCGCCGGGGCGTGCTGTGGGGCGTCCGTGAGCTCCAGGTCGGCGCGTTCACCAAGCGGCCCGGGGCACTGGGCCCGGTCGAGGCGCTCGCCAGGTCCCACATGCGCCGCGCGGTCAAGGACCCCGCCCTGCGCGCCAAGCTGACCCCGTCGTACCGGATCGGCTGCAAGCGCATCCTGCTCTCCAACGACTACTATCCGGCCCTCGCCCGCCCGAACGTCGACGTCGTCGCCGCCGGGCTGGCCGAGGTGCGCGGCCGGACCGCCGTCGGCGCGGACGGCTCCGAGGCCGAGGTCGACGCGATCGTCTTCGGCACGGGCTTCCACGTCACCGACATGCCCATCGCCGACCGCGTCGTCGGCGCCGGGGGCGTCACGCTCGCCGAGGCGTGGAGGGACGGCATGGAGGGCGCTGCGCGGCGCGACCGCCGCCGGGTTCCCCAACTGGATCACGATCATCGGCCCCAACACCGGGCTCGGGAACTCCTCGATGATCCTCATGATCGAGTCCCAGCTGAACTACATGGCGGACTTCCTGCGCCGGCTGGACCTCCTCGGCGAGGGGCGGGCCCTCGCCCCCCGGCCGTCCGCCGTCGCCGCGTGGAACCGGCGCGTCCAGGCGCGGATGGAGCGCACGGTGTGGAAGTCCGGCGGCTGCGACAGCTGGTACCTGGACGCCGACGGCCGCAACACGACGCTGTGGCCGGGCACCACGGCGGAGTTCCGGCGGGAGACGCGCGCCGTGGACCTCGCCGAGTACGAGGTGGTGCGGGCGCCCGGGAGGGCCGCCGCCCCCGCCGGGAAGGCCCGCGGCGGCCGCGGGGAGGTCGCGCCGTGACCCCCGGCCCGCGCGCGAGCGCCCCCCGCGCCCCGGCCGTCGTCTCCGCCGACGGCCACCGCCTGCACGTCGAGGTGCACGGTCCTGAGGGCGCGCCCGCCGTCGTCCTGGTCCACGGCTGGACCTGCTCCGCCGGCTTCTGGACCGCCCAGGTGCGGGAACTCGCCGCCGACCACCGCGTCGTCGTCTACGACCAGCGCGGCCACGGCGCCACCCCGCCCCCCGCGGACCCCTCCGGCTACTCGACGCGGGCCCTCGCCGACGATCTGGAGGCGGTCCTCGCCGCCACGCTCGCCCCGGGCGAGAAGGCCGTGCTGGCCGGGCACTCCATGGGCGGCATGACGCTGATGGCCGCCGCCGGGCGCCCCGCCCTGCGGGAGCACGCCGCCGCCGTCCTGCTGTGCAGCACGGGCGCGTCCCGGCTGGTCCCCGAGTGCCTCGCCCTGCCGCTGCGCGCCGGGGCCCTGCGCACCCGGATCACCGGTGCGATCCTCGGCGCCCGCGCCCCGCTCGGGCCGGTCACGGCGGTGTCGAAGGCGCTCCTGAAGTACGTCACGATGGGCCCCGGCACGGCGCCGGACCGGGTCGCGGAGTGCGCCCGCATCGTGCACGCCTGCCCGCGCGCCGTGCGCGTCGCCTGGTCGCAGGTGCTGAGCGGACTCGACCTGCGGACCGGCGTGCGGGAGCTGGACGCGCCCACGGCGATCGTCGTCGGCGCCGCCGACCGGCTCACCCCGCCGGTCCACGCCCGCGCGCTGGCCGCCGCGCTGCCTCGGTGCCTCGGGCTGGAAGTCCTGCCCGGCATCGGCCACATGACGCCCGTCGAGGCGCCCGAGGCCGTCACGGCGCGACTGCGCGAACTGGCCGCGACGTACCTGGACGGCGGCGCCGGCCGCGGTGACGAGAGAAAAGAGGAAGCCGTATGAACAACAGCCTCCAAGGACGGGTCGTCGTCGTCACCGGCGGCGCGCGCGGCATCGGCGCGCTGCTGGCCCGCAGACTCTCCGCGCGCGGGGCGCGGATCGCCCTGGTGGGTCTCGAACCGGACGAGCTGAAGCGGGTGTCGGAGCAACTGCCCGCCGGCGGCGGCTGGTGGCACGCGGACGTCACCGACCACGAGACGATGACGCGGGTCGCGGTCGAGGTGAAGGAGCGCTTCGGCAGGGTGGACGTCGTCGTCGCCAACGCCGGTGTGGCGACGGGCGGTCCGTTCGAGGACTCCGACCCGGACACCTGGCGGCGCGTGATCGAGGTCAACCTCGTCGGAGGCGCCGTCACCGCGCGGGCCTTCCTGCCCGCGCTCCTGGAGAGCCGCGGGTACCTCCTCCAGATCGCGTCGCTCGCCGCCATCACGCCGACGCCCATGATGACGGCGTACTGCGCCTCCAAGTCGGGGGTGGAGGCGTTCGCGCACTGCCTGCGCGCCGAGGTCGCCCACCGGGGCGTCCGGGTCGGCGTCTGCTACCTGTCGTGGACCGACACCGACATGGTGCGCGGCGCCGACCAGGACGACACGATGCGGGAGTTGAGGCGCAGGCTGCCGTGGCCGGCGAACCGCACGTACCCGCTGGGCCCGGCCGTCGACCGGATCGTCGCCGGCGTCGAGCGGCGCTCCGCGCACGTGTACGCCCAGGGGTGGCTGCGCGGCGTGCAGCCTGTGCGGGGCTGGCTGCCGGGGGTCGTCGCGGCCGCGGGCCGGCGGGAGATGCGGCGCTTCGGGTCCCGTCCGGCGAACGCGTCCAAGGGGCTGGTGGGTGCGGGCGGTGCCGCCGACGAGCGGGCGCGTGCGGAGCGTGACTGACCGAAATGCGTGGGATGTCCGCTCGTGCCAGTCTGGTCGGCGCGGGGCCGCTCACGGCTCCGCGTTCCCCCCACCCCGTGTAGGAGTGAAACCCGGTATGGGCATCTCTGACCAGTTCGAGGACAAGGCCGAGCACATGCGGCAGCAGGGCGGGCAGCACGCCCGGGGCATGAAGGACGAGGCGCGGCAGCGCATGCAGCAGCGCAAGGGCAGGCAGCAGGACCAGTCCGGACGCGGCCGCCCGATGGACCGCGACCAGGACGAGACGATGCGCGACGGGCAGGGCGTGATGGACGACGAGTACGAGGTCTGACACCGCCGCCCCCCTTCCGCCGTGCCCCGGGCGGCCCGCGCCGCCCGGGGCACGCGCGCGTGCGGCCGCGCACGCCCGTGGCGCCGGAGAGGCGCCCGGCGTGCGACCGCCGCGCGCGTGCGGCGGCCCCGTCCCGTCGGCCGCCCCGCCCCGGCCGCGTTCGCCGCACCCGCCCGGCCCGCCCTCCGGCGGACCGGGCCGACCGCCCGGCCGCGGACCCCCGCCCTCCACCCGACCGCCCCGCCCCGGTCCTGCCGGGTCGGGGCGGGGCGGTCTACGGCCGGGACGGCCGGGGCCCGGTGGTTCCGGGCCCCGTCACGCCTGGCCGATCAGTACTTGTTGAGGCGCCAGCCGCTCCACTTGCCGTTCGCCTCGCGCTCCTTGTAGTAGCGCTTGCTGTTGGAGCCGATGCACGTGATGGCGAAGTTCCACTTGTTCTTGCCGACCCACGCCATCCCGATCGACCCCTGGCCCGGCTTGATGCACGTGCCCCCCAGCGACGTCCACTTGCTGACGCCGCCCTTGGGCGAGGACCAGCGGCTGTAGGCCTGCTTGTTCGTACCGATGACGAACACCTGGAAGTGCCCGTTGGGCAGCTTGTGCTTCAGCTGGCTGTTGCAGTAGAAGGTGCCGCCCCACTTGGTGTACGTGCACCAGCTGCCGCTCTTCTTGGTGACCCCCGGGTCCGGAACCGCGGCCGCCACCGCCCCGGCGCGCGTAGCGTCCTCCGCTGCCGGCGCCGCCTGGGCGGCGGCGGTCATCCCCGTCATCATGACCGCGCTCGAGACCAGCGCGGCGGCCAGCCGGGTGTGTCGCATCATGCCTCCTGAGTCATGGTCGGTCGGTGCACGCGGTGGACGCGCCGTGCCACCACACCGCACCGGTCACGCAGGTGGTTCCCCGGCACGGCGCCTCGCGTGCAGTCCCAGGCTGCCGTCCGAAAGCCGTTCCGTCATGAGCGAACAGCGCACTCCGATTGGCGTACGGCGCACTTCCGGCGGCACCTTCCCGGCCGGAAGCTGGTGGGAGACCGAGCTTCGTGCCGGCCCCGCGGCGCCGGCGCAGGGGGAGAAGAACCGTGTTGACGACAGTCCTGGACACCGACGACTTGCCGCCCGCCGACAGGACGGCCGCCTGGGAGGAGGCCACCGCCCGGGCCCTGTTGACCACCAGCCACAAGTTCCCCGACCCGGAGAACTTCGGCGCGCGTCTCCACACCGTGACGCTGGGACCCGCCCAGCTCTCCGACGTGTCCTACACCTCGCTGGTCTCGCAGCGCACGCCCCGGCTCATCCGACGGTCCGATCCCGAGTTCTACCAGGTCGCGTTGGCGACCGTGGGGCAGCAGGGCATGGAATACGCGGGGCACCGGACCGCTGTCGGCGCGGGCGACATCGTGCTGTACGACAGCTCACGCCCCTTCACCGCCACCGCCGGACCGGCCGGAAGCACCTCGCACTGCCTGCTGTTGCAGTTCCCCAGGTCCCTGATGCCCCTGCCCGACAAGGTGGTCGCCCCGCTGTGCGGCACCACCCTGGACGGTGCCCGGGGCACGGGCCTCGTGTTCCGCCGGACGCTGACCGGACTGATCGACGCCCACGACCGGATCGGCCCCGGCGACCGCGTCAGACTCGGCCACACGGCCGTCGACCTCGCGGCGGCGGTGATCGCCCAGCACGCGGAGCGATCCGCGCTCCTGCCTCCCGAAACCCGCCAGCAGGCGCTGTTCCAGGAGGCCACGAGGTTCATCACGCTGCGCCCGGGCGACCCCGACCTCAAGCCCGCCGCCATCGCCGCGGCCCACTTCGTCTCGACCCGCTACCTCCACCGCGTCTTCCAGCGCAACGGCACCACGGTGAACGGGTTCATCCGGCAGGCGAGGATCTCCCGCTGCCGGAGGGACCTCGCGGACCCCTCGCTCCACGCCGCGCCGGTCGCGGCGATCGGCGCCCGCTGGGGCTTCACCCGGCCCTCGGACTTCACCCGGGCCTTCCGGGCCGCGACCGGCATGACCCCCGGCGAGTACCGGGCCGCCGCACGCGGGTCCTGAGCGGCACCCGCGGGTTCGGTCCACCGGCGCCGGAACGGTGACACCCCGGCAAGAACGCAAGTTCCGTGCCTCGTTCGACCCGCGCGACGCCACACACCTCTGCCGGGCAGCCGACCAGGCTGCTCGCGCAGCGAATCACCGGTCCGCCGTGCAGGTGCGGTGCGTCGGACGGCGCCGTGCCGGGAGGGGCGTCGCGCGCGTACTCTCGGCCTCATGCCTGCCAACTTGGGTGACCGGCTCAGGGACGTGCGGAAGCGTCGGGGAATGACACGGCAGGGGCTCGCACGCGAGTCCGGCGTCTCCGTGTCGCTGATCCGGAAACTGGAGCAGGGCGAGCGGTACGACGCGCGTCTGGAGACCGTGCGCAGGCTCGCGGCCACCCTCCGGGTGCCCACCTCGCGCCTCGTGGCGGACGCGGCCGAGGAGGGCGCGGGCGCCGCCGTCCTCGACGCCTGGGCGCCCGTCAGGGAGGCGCTCACCGCTCCGGTCGGCGATGCGGCCGAACTGGACGAACCCCCCACCGTGCAGGGGGTGCGCGCCGCGCTCGGCGCCGCCGTGCCCCTGTTCTCGGGCGGCCGGTTCGCGGAACTGCGCGCGGTCCTGCCCGCCCTGCTGCGCGACGCCGACGTCCTGGCCGGGCTCGACCCGGAGGGGCGCGCCCTGCGCGTACGCCTCCTGCAGCTCACCGGCTGGCTCCTCACGCAGACCCGCCAGTTCGAAGCCGCCGAGTGGTCGCTCGGGGCCGCACTGGAGGGCTCGGCGGACCGGCTGCAGGGCGCGTCGACCGTCAACACGATGTGCTGGCTCCTGCTGCGGCAGGGCAGGCTCGGCGAGGCACGGGCGCTCGCCGTCCGGTGGGCCGACGAGACGGAACCCCGCCTGTCACGGGCGACGCCGGACGAACTGAGCGCCTGGGGCTGGTTGCTGCTGCGCCTGTCGGCCGCCGCCGTGCGGGACAACAGGTCCGGGGAGGCCGAGGACGCGCTGCGGCTGTCCCACGCGGCCGCTGTCGCGCTGGGCGGGGAGTTCGCTCCGGACGGGGACTTCCTCCGGGCGTTCGGGCCTGTCACCGTGGCCCTCAAGCGGGCGGAGAACGCCATGGTCATGGACCGCCCGGACGTGGTGCTGGAGCTGGCGGCCAGGATTCCCGCGGGAGGCATGCGCCCCACCTCCGACAACCGCAACCGCCATCTGCTCGACGTGGCCAACGCGTACACGATGACCCGGCAGTACGGACCGGCCGTCGAGACGCTGGCGGCCGTCCGCGGCGCCGCCCCCCAGTGGCTGCCGAACCAGCGGTACGCCCGCGACATCCTGGGGCGCATCGTCGCCGGGCGGCGGACCCTGACCGAGTCGATGCGCTCCCTCGCCGACACGGTGGGGCTCCCCGTGTGACACTGCGTGGCACAACCCGCCGATCACCGAAGGAACTGCCATTGCCCCCGGTCAGCGGTGTGCCTAGCGTCGGTGGGCGTGAACAGCAAACCCACACCTTTCAGTACGCCCCCGGCCGGACCGCCCCTGTGGCCCTCCCCGCCTCCCGTCCCCGTCGAGGGATGCGCCGACTGCGCCGAACTGGCCGCCTCACGGGGGCGGGCCCGGGAGCGGGGGGACCTGTCGGCCGTCTCCGACTGCGACGTCCTGCTGCGCCGGCACCGGGACGGGCACCGGTGAGCCGGTGGGGCGGCGGGCGGCCGGTGCCGGACGGCGGGCGCGAGGGCGGTGGGCGGCCGGTGCCGGACGGGGAGGGGCGGCCGGTGCTGACCCTGCGGGTGTCGCGGGACGGCGGGCGCACCTGGGGGGAGCGCACGGTCGTCCGCAGCCGCGAGAAGCTCGCCCCGCCGCACTCCTCCGTCTGGCCGCCCTGCCGCTGCCCGAAGTGCCGGCCCGCCGGTCACCCCTGACGGAGGCGTGCCGCACGGGCCGCGGCGGTCTCGTCGACCGGGCCCGCGGCTGCCGCGGCCGCTGCCCGCGGTACGCGCCGCGCGACGCGAAGCGGCTCGGGGGCCCCGTGGCGCGGCGCAGCGCGGGCCCCGGGTCGCGGGCGCGGCGGGGTGCCCGGACGAGTGGGCCCGGGTGCCGCGGGGTGGGCGTCGGCCCGACGGGGCGACCGGTCCGGCCGGTGTGTGCCGTCGCGTGGTCACGGCCTCGGCGGCAGGGGCGGGCGGGAGAGGTCCGGGGCGGCCGAGTAGTCCGGGGGACTGGACGGGGGGTTCTTCCTCAGCAGCTCCAGCGCCAGTTCCACCGCGTCCGCGAGCTGGCGGTGGCGGCCCTCCGCCCAGTCCAGGGGGGTGCGCTCGATCTCGATGTCCGGCTCCACGCCGTGGTTCTCCACGCCCCACCCGTACGCCTCGAACCACGCCGCGTTCATCGGCACCGTGATCACCGTCCCGTCGCCCAGCCGGTGGCGGCCCGTCATGCCGACCACGCCGCCCCAGGTGCGCTGCCCGACGACCGGGCCGAGGCCCTGCAGCTTGAACACCGCCGTGATCATGTCGCCGTCCGACGACGTGGCCTCGTCCGCGAGCGCGACGACCGGGCCGCGCGGCGAGTTCGACGCGTACGACACGGGCTGGGCGTTGCGCGTGAGGTCCCAGCCCAGGATGCGGCGGGTCAGCTTCTCGACGACCAGTTCGCTGATGTGCCCGCCCGCGTTGCCGCGCACGTCCACGATGAGCGCCGGCCGCGACACCTCCAGCCGCAGGTCCCGGTTGAACTGCGCCCACCCCGAGCCGCCCATGTCCGGGATGTGCAGGTAGCCGCACCGCCCGTCGCTCAGCTCCCGTACGACCTCGCGGCGCTTGGCCACCCAGTCCTGGTACCGCAGCGGCCGCTCGTCGATCAGCGGCACCACCGCCACCCGCCGCGGCCGGCCCGCCTCCCCGTCCGCCGGGCCGAAGGTCAGCTCCACCGTGGTCCCGCCCGCCGCCGCGAGCAGCGGGTACGGCCCGGTCACCGGGTCCACCGGCCGCCCGTCCACGTGCGTGAGGACCGCACCCTCCCGGATGCCCGTGCCGGCCAGCGGGGACCGCGCCCGGGAGTCGGAGGAGTCGCCCGCCAGGATGCGCCCGACCACCCACCTGCCGTCCCGGCAGACGAGGTTGGCGCCGAGCAGCCCCACCGCCCGCTGGTAGTGCGGCGGGCCCTCGTTGCGCCGCGCGGGCGTGACGTACGCGTGCGACGTGCCCAGCTCGCCGAGGGTCTCCCGCAGCAGGTCGGCGAACTCGTCCGGCGACGCCACCCGTTCGACCAGCGGCCGGTACTGGTCCAGCACCCCGTCCCAGTCGATGCCCGCCATGCCGGGCTCCCAGAAGTGGGCGCGCGTGATGCGGCCCGCCTCGTCGTACGCCTGCCGCCACTCGGCGCCCGGGTCCACCTCGTGCTGGATGCGCCGCGCGTCCACGTACACCGTCGTGTCCAGGTCGCCCGTCTCGGTCGCCGGGACGGCCCGCAGCTCGCCCTCGTCGACCACGACCAGCCGCGTCCCGTCACCGCTCACCGCGAACCAGTCCAGGTGGGCGACCAGCTCCGACCTGCGCGCCTTGGTGAGGTTGAAGTGCTCCAGCGTGGGCCGCTCCGAGGGGTCGGACGGGTTGACGAACGTCTCGCCCAGCGCGCCCGAGATCGGCCACCGCAGCCACACCAGCCCGCCGCCGCTCACCGGGCGCAGCGACGAGTACTTCGACGCCGCCACCGGGAACGGCGTCACCCGGCTCTCCAGGCCCTCCACCTCGACCAGCACGGTCCCGTCGCCCGTCGGCCCGTCCTCGTCCGGGTCCAGTCCCCCCGCCGCCGGGCGCCCCTCCGGGGAGAGCGCGAACGGCGAGGGCGTCGTGGACGCCAGCGGTACGAGGTAGGGGCGGCAGCCCAGCGGGAACGACAGGTCCCCGGTGTGCACGTCGTACACGGGGTCGAAGCCGCGCCACGACAGGAACGCCAGGTAGCGGCCGTCCCGGGTGAACACCGGGCTCTCGTCCTCGAAGCGGCCGTTGGTGACGTCGACGACCGTCCGGTCCTTGATGCGGGCCATCTTGATCTGCCGCAGCGACCGGCCGATGAACGGGTGCGACCAGGTCAGCCACGCCCCGTCCGGTGAGAACGCCAGGTCGCGCACGGGGCCGTTGTCCGAGCGGACCAGCTCCGTGACCGGGCCCTCGCCGTCCGGGACGGGTACCGGGCCCCCCGCCTCCGCCGGGTCCTCCGTACCGGTCGCGTCCGCCTCGGCCGGGTCCTCCGTACCGTCCGCGTCGGCCGGAGCCTTCGCGGCTCCCGCTCCGGCCGGGCCCTGCGCGTCCGCCTCGGCCGGGTCCTTCGTGCCGGCCGCGTCCGCCTGCGCCGCGTCCGCCTCCGCCGGTCCCGTCAGCCGCCTCAGCCGGCTCCGCGGCGGCGGGGGCCCGGCGCCGTCCGCCTCGTCCACGGCCTCCTCCGACACGTCCAGCAGCAGCAGCCGCCCGTCGTGCGACGCGATGGCGAGCCGCTCCCCGTCCGGGTCGGAGACCATCTCCAGTACGCGGCCCAGCCGGCCGGCGGCGAGGCGGCGGGGCGGGCGCTGGCCGCTGGCGCGCGGCAGGTAGGCGATCTCGACGGCGTCCTCGCCCTCCGCGTCCGTCACGTACGCGACGCGCCCGCCGTCCAGCATCTCCGGCAGCCGCACCCGCACCCCCGGCGTGTCGGCGAGCGACCGGGCCGGCCCGTCGCGGTGCGTGAGCCAGTACAGGCTG from Streptomyces sp. MRC013 includes the following:
- a CDS encoding MerR family transcriptional regulator; the protein is MEELAEAAGITPRTLRFYRERGLIPPPRREGRIAWYGPRHLARLRTIAALLERGHTLSGIADLAAAFESGRDVGEVLGLGESAEEEPVRLTPEQLADHFGDQVTAGNLTAALDLGYLAADGEEIVHVSRRLLDVSSALVRNGVPLAAVLAAAREVRVHADALAGLFTDLLHAHARDGDPNRLRPLARSAVDAELSMALDRRLRGTGGTGGGDAAGTTGTGDAAGVDGTGGTARDV
- a CDS encoding SDR family oxidoreductase, yielding MNNSLQGRVVVVTGGARGIGALLARRLSARGARIALVGLEPDELKRVSEQLPAGGGWWHADVTDHETMTRVAVEVKERFGRVDVVVANAGVATGGPFEDSDPDTWRRVIEVNLVGGAVTARAFLPALLESRGYLLQIASLAAITPTPMMTAYCASKSGVEAFAHCLRAEVAHRGVRVGVCYLSWTDTDMVRGADQDDTMRELRRRLPWPANRTYPLGPAVDRIVAGVERRSAHVYAQGWLRGVQPVRGWLPGVVAAAGRREMRRFGSRPANASKGLVGAGGAADERARAERD
- a CDS encoding helix-turn-helix domain-containing protein; the encoded protein is MLTTVLDTDDLPPADRTAAWEEATARALLTTSHKFPDPENFGARLHTVTLGPAQLSDVSYTSLVSQRTPRLIRRSDPEFYQVALATVGQQGMEYAGHRTAVGAGDIVLYDSSRPFTATAGPAGSTSHCLLLQFPRSLMPLPDKVVAPLCGTTLDGARGTGLVFRRTLTGLIDAHDRIGPGDRVRLGHTAVDLAAAVIAQHAERSALLPPETRQQALFQEATRFITLRPGDPDLKPAAIAAAHFVSTRYLHRVFQRNGTTVNGFIRQARISRCRRDLADPSLHAAPVAAIGARWGFTRPSDFTRAFRAATGMTPGEYRAAARGS
- a CDS encoding helix-turn-helix transcriptional regulator; translated protein: MPANLGDRLRDVRKRRGMTRQGLARESGVSVSLIRKLEQGERYDARLETVRRLAATLRVPTSRLVADAAEEGAGAAVLDAWAPVREALTAPVGDAAELDEPPTVQGVRAALGAAVPLFSGGRFAELRAVLPALLRDADVLAGLDPEGRALRVRLLQLTGWLLTQTRQFEAAEWSLGAALEGSADRLQGASTVNTMCWLLLRQGRLGEARALAVRWADETEPRLSRATPDELSAWGWLLLRLSAAAVRDNRSGEAEDALRLSHAAAVALGGEFAPDGDFLRAFGPVTVALKRAENAMVMDRPDVVLELAARIPAGGMRPTSDNRNRHLLDVANAYTMTRQYGPAVETLAAVRGAAPQWLPNQRYARDILGRIVAGRRTLTESMRSLADTVGLPV
- a CDS encoding S41 family peptidase — its product is MSSDGAYLRYPHVHDDLLCFAAEDDLWIAPLVPGGGSPGRAWRLTVDRTRVGHPRFSPDGRHIAYTSWRSLDPEVHLLPVDGGPARRLSYWGSLDTRVCGWDPDGNILAVASHGQPFSHFSWAYKVSVDGSPGRRLPWGPCADIQVADVDGEHRTLLLTGKPPHEPAAWKRYRGGATGRLWLHGERLLPDLGGHLDCAMFVGGRIAFLSDHEGVGNLYSCLPDGSDLRRHTDHDAFYARHASSDGHRVVYQCAGDLWMVDDLAPDARPRKLAVRLGGPRAGRRPYQVPAAQHLQAVAVDETGRASAVCVRGSLYWLTHRDGPARSLADTPGVRVRLPEMLDGGRVAYVTDAEGEDAVEIAYLPRASGQRPPRRLAAGRLGRVLEMVSDPDGERLAIASHDGRLLLLDVSEEAVDEADGAGPPPPRSRLRRLTGPAEADAAQADAAGTKDPAEADAQGPAGAGAAKAPADADGTEDPAEADATGTEDPAEAGGPVPVPDGEGPVTELVRSDNGPVRDLAFSPDGAWLTWSHPFIGRSLRQIKMARIKDRTVVDVTNGRFEDESPVFTRDGRYLAFLSWRGFDPVYDVHTGDLSFPLGCRPYLVPLASTTPSPFALSPEGRPAAGGLDPDEDGPTGDGTVLVEVEGLESRVTPFPVAASKYSSLRPVSGGGLVWLRWPISGALGETFVNPSDPSERPTLEHFNLTKARRSELVAHLDWFAVSGDGTRLVVVDEGELRAVPATETGDLDTTVYVDARRIQHEVDPGAEWRQAYDEAGRITRAHFWEPGMAGIDWDGVLDQYRPLVERVASPDEFADLLRETLGELGTSHAYVTPARRNEGPPHYQRAVGLLGANLVCRDGRWVVGRILAGDSSDSRARSPLAGTGIREGAVLTHVDGRPVDPVTGPYPLLAAAGGTTVELTFGPADGEAGRPRRVAVVPLIDERPLRYQDWVAKRREVVRELSDGRCGYLHIPDMGGSGWAQFNRDLRLEVSRPALIVDVRGNAGGHISELVVEKLTRRILGWDLTRNAQPVSYASNSPRGPVVALADEATSSDGDMITAVFKLQGLGPVVGQRTWGGVVGMTGRHRLGDGTVITVPMNAAWFEAYGWGVENHGVEPDIEIERTPLDWAEGRHRQLADAVELALELLRKNPPSSPPDYSAAPDLSRPPLPPRP